The following are encoded in a window of Brevibacillus ruminantium genomic DNA:
- a CDS encoding four-carbon acid sugar kinase family protein, translated as MRAAKEVFDNLSAVDTRIVDELLAKEWQRFDKKIVVLDDDPTGVQTVHGISVFTDWSEKSIEQGFLEKNRLFFILTNSRSLIASETEAVHQEIGRTVSQVAARLNQPFVVISRADSTLRGHYPLETETLKAAIEAQTDIVFDGEVLIPFFQEGGRYTIDNTHYVQYGAELVPAGETEFAKDRTFGYTKSHLGEWVEEKSNGAYKAADTTYITLERIRTLEIDKITDQLLAVQGFQKIVINAVDYVDVKIVTIALLRAMMAGKNFMFRSAAALPKIIGGISDKPYLTREELVTEETGHGGLIIVGSHVKKTTEQLEELKMCPSIRFIEFDCHLVLEPDRFQSEIDRVIALAEELLASGQTVTVYTRRERLDLGEHRQDEELLLSVKISDAVTSIVERLTVRPSYLIAKGGITSSDVGTKGLRVRRATVAGQIKPGVPVWMTGEESRFPGMAYVIFPGNVGTKTTLRETVEILTGRVLSP; from the coding sequence ATGAGAGCAGCAAAAGAAGTGTTCGACAACCTGTCGGCAGTAGATACACGGATCGTGGATGAGCTACTGGCGAAAGAATGGCAGCGCTTTGACAAAAAAATCGTCGTGCTGGATGATGACCCCACGGGTGTGCAGACTGTTCATGGCATCTCCGTTTTCACGGATTGGTCGGAAAAGTCCATCGAACAAGGATTTTTGGAAAAGAATCGCCTGTTTTTCATTCTGACCAACTCCAGGAGCTTGATCGCCAGCGAGACAGAAGCGGTCCACCAGGAGATTGGGCGAACGGTCAGCCAGGTGGCAGCAAGACTGAACCAGCCCTTTGTCGTGATCAGCCGGGCGGATTCCACTCTTCGCGGTCATTACCCGCTGGAGACAGAGACACTGAAAGCAGCCATTGAAGCGCAAACGGACATTGTGTTTGACGGCGAGGTATTGATTCCATTCTTCCAAGAGGGTGGACGCTATACCATTGACAACACCCACTATGTGCAATACGGGGCTGAGTTGGTACCGGCTGGCGAAACCGAATTTGCCAAAGACCGGACATTTGGCTATACCAAGTCTCATTTGGGAGAATGGGTGGAGGAAAAATCAAACGGGGCCTACAAAGCGGCGGATACTACCTATATTACGCTAGAGCGGATTCGGACACTGGAGATCGACAAAATCACCGATCAACTGCTTGCTGTCCAAGGCTTCCAGAAAATCGTGATCAATGCCGTCGACTATGTGGATGTCAAAATCGTGACGATCGCACTGCTCCGGGCCATGATGGCCGGCAAGAACTTCATGTTCCGCAGTGCGGCGGCCTTGCCCAAAATCATCGGCGGGATCAGTGACAAGCCTTACTTGACGAGAGAAGAGCTTGTCACTGAGGAGACCGGTCATGGCGGTCTTATTATCGTCGGTTCCCATGTCAAGAAAACGACTGAGCAGCTGGAAGAATTGAAAATGTGCCCGTCGATCCGCTTCATTGAGTTTGACTGTCATCTGGTGCTGGAGCCGGATCGCTTCCAATCCGAGATCGACCGGGTCATTGCGCTTGCGGAAGAGCTTCTTGCCTCCGGGCAAACCGTGACCGTGTACACCAGACGGGAGCGCCTTGATCTGGGCGAGCACAGACAGGACGAGGAACTGCTGCTTTCGGTGAAGATTTCTGATGCCGTGACCAGCATTGTGGAGCGGCTGACCGTGCGGCCGAGCTATCTGATCGCAAAAGGCGGGATTACCTCCAGCGATGTTGGCACCAAAGGCCTTCGGGTCCGCAGAGCCACGGTTGCCGGGCAAATCAAGCCGGGTGTCCCTGTCTGGATGACAGGTGAGGAGAGCCGGTTTCCCGGGATGGCGTATGTGATTTTCCCGGGAAATGTCGGCACCAAAACCACACTGAGAGAAACCGTCGAGATCCTGACGGGCCGAGTTCTTTCCCCCTAG
- a CDS encoding SpaA isopeptide-forming pilin-related protein has translation MRELRKAYYIFMVAALFLNLFLPTSLALANGKGSVPTASVQENATEEISGGDGTEIAPEGESEAPGGESEAPGSETGEPGSETGTPGGETGEPGSETGTPGGETGEPGSETGTPGSETGEPGSETGTPGSETGTPGNPEVPPGEVPVPPTVPEVPVVPPSDDSDGKEIKDNIITSVAVKQKDKKTGEYLDISKDDIRADIGEEVRIEYTWELGADHGYKAGATFTFNLPEEFKTEQPLDGILKLQGYPEGVGTYEVTRAGTVTFYFNEYIEEISGGYFEIWRSFDESKITDGTKHPIKFTYDETVIQTVPVHFKNKGGEISKKGTPRNQKGTETEMNPSTIDWVVNFNKDERTIKGAVFQDELPDGLKIDLASIEVYELSVDLNGNVTVEKGPLDEYKGKATVTGNGFKLDFGTIDKAFQVKYTTEVDPITTAPYEATFQNKVTISEDGEPKWNAYDKVRAKFSKPLEKTASYKFEQDSTTHVITWTIRYNYNEQSIPQEKAWIKDTFSKTLQELDTESFEVYEMVIKDDGSAERKTSQPLVKGTDYIVDDTVEHGFDLKFQQDINSAYEIVYKTKAKGRVIDSHNVNNTVELVSGEKASKDQWIQQLVFSKWADKDRDVNYAKKTITWHMSLNDDKQEMENVVIIDDYAGEGLELIPGTLSISGLEKGEDYILEGYRANPDDPEDYTKGFTITFLKKITTNHYITYETYFDPKKVNKSKYVNKALLKWTVDGKEVTKRQEASVDVDTYTQDNGKKTGTYNAVTKEITWTIHVNYNLHEINKAVVEDYYSEGQDFVQGSLEVKHLELTGGRDGVKVGDTVPQDEYDFVQSKKDGKDGFSLTFKKPIDTAYQITYKTSLNGKPVKKQYNNDAILYEQSNPSVLLFKKSATVYPQHGGEYLKKTGTWDEAKQSDYADWEVYINRSQSKIDAGATLTDALSDNQILLPASFKLYTTVVDEKGNLTKLALVDLEKDKKYDLKIDGNTFTLTFLEEMESAYVLEYQSFINVEDKKEEFLKNKATFKGHSSDDFEVIEEENVRVYFAGAGGGAFPIGKGALTVVKVDAADDETPLEGAVFGLYDDTGKILIKELTTDEDGKAVFENIKFKKYLLKELSAPTNFVISKEYRDGAEIAFKASNTLKISNEKGERDVELTKVDADHPDGPKTPLPGAVFKLQVRENGEFVDVEKYSRLTTGENGKIHLNQLEPGEYQFVEIEAPEGYVLDAEPVPFTITSDQTKTVFVEKENKRNVGAVKLKKVDEHDGKGLKGAEFELQDEKGNRVIDELLTTDEKGELLVEGLQSGNYQFVETKAPENYQLNKAPLKFKIVEDAKVEVVEVTFANKMTPGTVKLIKVETGYPDHKLKGAKFNLLDENKKLLIAGLVTGDEGEVSIPELRPGVYYFQETSAPSGYIIKKSLTKFEVVLGEEAIVKVENDRYTGGIPGTGTLTIVKVDAADKKTPLEGAVFGLYDETGETLLEELTTNEFGEAVFEKLEFKTYLLKELSAPAGYIISEEYQNGDVIEFRATTTLQIGNEKGVRDVELLKVDADHSNGSKTPLSGAVFKLQMWKNGEFVDVEEYSRLTTDASGKIHLNKLEPGEYQFVETKAPEGYKLDETPVPFTITPGQTATKFLEKKNERNENIVGSVKLKKVDDHDGKSLTGAEFELQDSKGNTIKSGLTTDEKGELLVEGLKSGNYQFVETKAPENYQLNKEPLKFSIVKDAVVVEVKFANKMVPGSVKLIKVETGYPNRTLKGAEFRLLDENEKLVKNGLVTDADGELRIDDLRPGVYYFEEISAPSGYVIKKTLTRFEVVQGKEVTVTVENDRKSTPGPGPGPGPGPGKPEKPEKERPERPDPKPENPGNPGNPGNPGNPGNPGNPEVPTNPENPTTVTPNPTAPENPNLVTPGDPNVPAGTGVPTKAGNPEDPLFEIDGNVPAGGLKTGKSNVLPKTGEESHLPWQILGVSFILLGVGLLGRKRFKRM, from the coding sequence ATGAGGGAACTTAGAAAAGCGTATTATATTTTCATGGTGGCAGCGTTATTTCTGAACCTGTTCTTACCTACTTCATTGGCATTGGCGAATGGAAAGGGAAGCGTGCCGACAGCCTCTGTTCAGGAAAACGCTACGGAAGAAATCTCCGGTGGCGATGGGACAGAGATAGCTCCTGAAGGAGAGTCGGAAGCACCCGGAGGAGAGTCGGAAGCGCCTGGAAGCGAGACGGGAGAGCCTGGAAGCGAGACAGGAACACCTGGAGGCGAGACGGGAGAGCCCGGAAGCGAAACGGGAACACCTGGAGGCGAGACGGGAGAGCCCGGAAGCGAGACAGGAACACCTGGAAGCGAGACGGGAGAACCTGGAAGCGAGACAGGAACACCTGGAAGCGAGACGGGAACACCTGGTAACCCAGAGGTGCCGCCCGGAGAGGTACCAGTTCCTCCGACTGTCCCTGAGGTTCCAGTTGTACCGCCTTCGGATGACAGTGATGGGAAGGAAATCAAGGATAACATCATCACGAGCGTGGCCGTAAAACAGAAAGACAAGAAAACTGGGGAGTACCTAGATATTTCAAAGGACGATATTCGAGCTGACATCGGTGAAGAAGTACGAATCGAATATACGTGGGAACTAGGTGCAGACCACGGGTATAAAGCAGGGGCAACCTTTACCTTCAATCTCCCCGAAGAGTTTAAAACCGAGCAGCCTTTGGATGGTATCCTTAAATTACAGGGTTATCCCGAGGGTGTAGGGACGTATGAAGTAACTCGCGCAGGGACAGTCACCTTCTACTTCAATGAATACATTGAAGAAATATCAGGCGGTTACTTTGAGATCTGGAGAAGCTTTGACGAAAGTAAAATAACAGATGGTACGAAGCATCCCATCAAGTTTACTTATGATGAAACCGTGATCCAGACCGTTCCCGTTCATTTCAAAAATAAAGGCGGCGAGATCAGCAAGAAAGGAACACCCAGGAACCAAAAGGGAACAGAAACAGAAATGAACCCGAGCACCATCGACTGGGTTGTTAATTTTAACAAGGATGAAAGAACGATAAAAGGGGCAGTATTCCAGGATGAACTGCCGGACGGACTTAAAATCGACCTGGCTTCGATTGAAGTGTATGAACTGTCCGTTGACCTGAATGGAAACGTGACAGTGGAAAAGGGCCCTCTGGATGAATACAAGGGCAAGGCAACTGTCACCGGAAACGGCTTCAAACTCGATTTCGGTACCATTGACAAGGCATTCCAGGTGAAATACACCACAGAGGTCGACCCGATCACCACTGCTCCTTACGAGGCAACCTTCCAAAATAAAGTGACGATCTCGGAAGACGGCGAGCCAAAATGGAACGCATATGACAAAGTCCGTGCGAAATTCAGCAAGCCGCTGGAAAAAACCGCCTCGTATAAGTTTGAACAGGATTCAACTACGCATGTCATTACCTGGACCATTCGATACAACTACAACGAGCAATCCATCCCACAAGAGAAAGCATGGATAAAAGATACATTCAGCAAGACTCTGCAAGAGCTGGACACGGAGTCTTTTGAAGTGTATGAAATGGTCATAAAGGATGACGGCAGCGCGGAACGGAAAACCTCCCAACCGCTGGTGAAGGGTACCGACTACATTGTCGATGACACTGTCGAGCATGGCTTCGATCTGAAGTTTCAGCAAGACATCAATTCAGCCTATGAAATTGTCTACAAGACAAAAGCCAAGGGTCGTGTCATTGATTCCCACAATGTAAATAATACGGTCGAGTTGGTAAGCGGTGAGAAGGCATCCAAGGATCAATGGATTCAGCAATTGGTCTTCTCGAAATGGGCTGACAAAGACAGGGACGTAAACTACGCCAAAAAAACCATTACGTGGCATATGAGTCTCAATGACGACAAGCAGGAGATGGAAAATGTCGTCATCATCGATGACTATGCCGGTGAGGGATTGGAGCTTATTCCCGGAACACTTTCGATCAGCGGATTAGAGAAGGGCGAAGATTATATACTGGAAGGTTATCGGGCCAATCCAGATGATCCGGAAGATTACACCAAGGGCTTTACCATTACGTTTCTTAAAAAGATAACGACAAATCACTATATTACGTACGAAACATATTTTGACCCCAAAAAAGTAAACAAGAGTAAATACGTAAACAAAGCCTTGCTGAAGTGGACAGTGGATGGTAAGGAAGTCACAAAAAGGCAGGAAGCTTCCGTTGACGTAGACACCTACACACAGGATAACGGAAAGAAAACGGGAACCTATAATGCTGTGACGAAGGAAATCACCTGGACCATCCATGTGAACTACAATCTGCACGAGATTAACAAAGCGGTGGTTGAGGACTACTACTCAGAAGGGCAAGACTTCGTGCAAGGCTCACTTGAGGTAAAACATCTGGAGCTTACAGGCGGTCGCGACGGAGTAAAGGTTGGGGATACCGTTCCGCAGGACGAATACGATTTCGTACAGTCGAAAAAGGACGGGAAGGACGGCTTTAGCTTAACGTTCAAAAAGCCCATTGACACTGCCTATCAGATCACCTATAAAACAAGTCTGAATGGCAAGCCTGTGAAAAAGCAGTACAACAACGATGCGATTCTGTACGAACAGTCCAATCCATCGGTTCTGTTATTTAAGAAGTCCGCTACGGTTTACCCTCAACACGGCGGAGAGTACCTGAAGAAAACAGGAACTTGGGATGAAGCAAAACAGTCCGACTATGCTGACTGGGAAGTGTACATCAACCGCAGTCAGTCCAAGATTGACGCTGGTGCGACGCTGACCGATGCCTTGTCGGATAATCAAATCTTGCTTCCGGCCTCTTTCAAGCTGTATACGACCGTGGTCGACGAAAAAGGTAATCTGACGAAATTAGCCCTGGTGGATCTGGAGAAAGACAAAAAATATGATCTCAAGATCGACGGGAATACGTTTACACTTACCTTCCTGGAAGAGATGGAGAGCGCGTACGTACTGGAGTATCAGTCGTTCATTAATGTAGAGGACAAAAAAGAAGAGTTTTTGAAAAACAAAGCAACTTTCAAGGGACATTCCTCTGATGATTTTGAAGTCATAGAAGAAGAAAACGTCAGGGTGTATTTTGCAGGAGCAGGGGGCGGTGCCTTCCCTATCGGTAAAGGTGCCCTCACCGTTGTCAAAGTGGATGCTGCGGATGACGAGACTCCTTTGGAAGGAGCCGTGTTTGGGCTCTACGATGATACAGGGAAGATTTTGATTAAAGAGCTGACGACGGATGAAGATGGGAAAGCGGTATTTGAGAACATCAAATTTAAAAAGTACCTGCTTAAAGAACTGTCTGCGCCCACTAACTTCGTAATCTCGAAAGAGTATCGTGATGGGGCAGAAATTGCGTTTAAAGCCTCAAATACTCTCAAGATTTCGAACGAGAAGGGTGAAAGGGACGTTGAGTTAACAAAGGTAGATGCCGACCATCCGGACGGTCCCAAAACACCGCTTCCCGGCGCTGTCTTCAAGCTGCAAGTGCGGGAAAATGGAGAGTTTGTGGATGTCGAGAAATACTCCCGACTCACCACAGGTGAAAACGGAAAAATCCACCTGAACCAACTGGAGCCGGGAGAGTATCAGTTTGTCGAAATAGAGGCGCCAGAGGGTTATGTGCTGGATGCAGAACCGGTTCCGTTCACCATTACCTCCGACCAGACGAAGACAGTATTTGTCGAGAAGGAGAATAAAAGAAATGTGGGCGCCGTCAAACTGAAAAAGGTTGACGAGCACGATGGCAAGGGCTTGAAAGGTGCTGAATTTGAGCTTCAGGATGAGAAGGGCAACAGGGTCATAGACGAACTCCTGACCACAGATGAAAAAGGCGAGCTGTTGGTAGAAGGCCTACAGTCAGGAAACTATCAGTTCGTTGAGACAAAGGCGCCGGAGAACTATCAGTTGAACAAAGCACCGCTGAAGTTCAAGATTGTGGAGGATGCCAAAGTCGAAGTGGTCGAAGTGACGTTTGCCAACAAAATGACTCCGGGTACAGTGAAGCTGATCAAGGTAGAAACCGGTTATCCCGATCACAAATTAAAAGGGGCCAAGTTCAATCTCCTTGACGAAAACAAGAAGCTGCTTATCGCCGGACTGGTAACAGGTGATGAAGGTGAAGTGAGCATCCCTGAGCTCCGACCGGGCGTGTACTACTTCCAGGAGACCAGTGCACCCAGCGGCTATATCATCAAGAAGTCGCTGACGAAGTTTGAGGTTGTACTGGGTGAAGAAGCAATCGTCAAGGTGGAAAACGACCGCTACACTGGCGGCATCCCGGGAACAGGAACGCTCACCATCGTCAAAGTCGATGCTGCTGACAAGAAGACTCCACTGGAAGGAGCCGTATTCGGGCTCTATGACGAGACAGGAGAGACCTTGCTTGAGGAGCTGACGACCAATGAATTTGGTGAAGCGGTATTTGAGAAATTAGAATTTAAAACGTATCTGCTCAAAGAACTGTCTGCTCCAGCCGGTTACATCATCTCGGAAGAGTACCAAAATGGGGACGTGATTGAGTTTAGAGCCACAACCACTCTCCAGATTGGCAACGAGAAGGGTGTAAGGGATGTAGAGCTGCTGAAGGTAGATGCCGATCATTCTAATGGTTCCAAAACACCGCTTTCAGGTGCCGTGTTCAAACTGCAAATGTGGAAGAATGGGGAATTTGTCGATGTCGAAGAATATTCCCGACTGACCACAGATGCAAGCGGGAAAATTCACCTCAACAAGCTTGAGCCAGGCGAGTACCAGTTCGTAGAAACGAAAGCGCCAGAGGGGTACAAACTGGATGAAACACCGGTTCCGTTTACCATTACCCCCGGCCAGACGGCAACGAAGTTTCTCGAGAAAAAGAATGAAAGAAATGAAAACATTGTGGGTTCCGTCAAATTGAAAAAGGTTGACGATCACGATGGCAAGAGCTTGACAGGGGCTGAATTTGAGCTTCAGGACAGCAAAGGCAACACGATCAAAAGCGGACTGACCACAGATGAAAAAGGCGAGCTGTTGGTCGAAGGGCTGAAATCTGGCAACTATCAATTCGTGGAAACGAAGGCGCCGGAGAACTATCAGTTGAACAAAGAACCGCTGAAGTTCTCGATTGTAAAGGATGCCGTAGTCGTCGAAGTGAAGTTTGCCAATAAAATGGTTCCAGGCTCCGTCAAACTGATCAAGGTTGAGACCGGTTATCCGAATCGTACATTAAAAGGAGCCGAGTTCAGACTTCTTGACGAAAACGAGAAACTGGTGAAAAACGGACTGGTAACAGATGCAGACGGTGAATTGAGAATTGACGACCTCCGACCGGGTGTATACTACTTCGAGGAAATCAGTGCGCCCAGTGGTTATGTCATCAAGAAGACGCTGACGAGGTTTGAGGTTGTACAAGGTAAAGAAGTAACCGTCACAGTGGAAAATGACCGTAAGAGCACCCCTGGTCCAGGACCGGGACCCGGACCAGGACCAGGAAAACCTGAAAAGCCTGAAAAGGAACGACCGGAGAGACCGGACCCCAAACCGGAAAATCCAGGTAACCCAGGTAACCCAGGAAATCCAGGAAATCCAGGTAACCCGGGCAATCCAGAAGTGCCGACTAATCCTGAGAATCCGACAACTGTAACTCCGAACCCGACTGCGCCAGAAAATCCAAACTTGGTGACTCCAGGTGATCCGAATGTACCAGCCGGGACGGGAGTGCCTACAAAGGCTGGAAATCCTGAGGACCCGTTGTTTGAAATTGACGGGAATGTGCCAGCGGGCGGTCTCAAAACAGGTAAGTCCAACGTACTGCCGAAGACAGGGGAAGAAAGCCATCTTCCATGGCAAATCCTCGGAGTCAGCTTCATCCTGTTGGGTGTTGGGCTCCTGGGCAGAAAACGATTCAAACGCATGTAG
- a CDS encoding GGDEF domain-containing protein produces MLTVIYRFGLKLTITIIMFATIISFTIATTDYMRLREQAILHKQEQVRQMELMASYALETIEKAYHVFGENIALKMKKNSLSLLDLYDQNPSYQEWDFAALKKKFSVDIYLINSENVIVASSNEKDIGLDFKKCCKKLASILDTRRMSGEFYHDGIDMEQATGVIKKYSYIGTRDQQYIIQLGYSLQDSNIFQEFNFLQAIEGFVEHHPAIQEIHVLNSGGFSLGSPAVQGKKLPQERRAAFEKTLRTGETTEYHGEWNQEPAIYRYVRYLSEYDKGTTQTKVLEIIYHEKDLQAILDEKKDSFIFQLLLILIVTVILSFIISRWVARPMYLAFHDSLTGLYNRAAFDELFEKAIRDGKGSIALMMIDLDNFKKVNDQWGHDKGDELLKHVAECIQRFARKEDRAVRLGGDEFVLIMPSVGRQQADEIARGMIKAITASTAAQIPLEEEGVTVSIGIALSDGLEVDTDILYKQADLALYRSKEQGKNRYHFYDA; encoded by the coding sequence GTGTTGACAGTGATATATCGCTTTGGCTTAAAATTGACGATCACCATCATTATGTTTGCCACCATCATTTCCTTTACGATTGCTACGACCGACTATATGAGACTGAGGGAGCAAGCCATTTTACATAAGCAGGAGCAAGTCCGGCAGATGGAATTGATGGCCTCGTATGCATTGGAAACGATCGAGAAGGCCTACCATGTCTTTGGTGAGAATATTGCCCTGAAAATGAAGAAAAACTCTCTTTCCCTACTGGATCTCTACGATCAGAATCCGTCTTACCAGGAATGGGATTTTGCGGCACTGAAAAAGAAGTTTTCCGTGGATATTTATCTGATAAACAGTGAGAATGTCATCGTAGCGAGCAGCAACGAGAAGGACATCGGGCTTGATTTTAAAAAGTGCTGCAAGAAGCTTGCTTCGATCCTGGATACGCGAAGAATGTCAGGAGAATTCTATCACGACGGCATTGATATGGAGCAAGCAACAGGAGTCATAAAAAAATACAGCTACATCGGAACGCGAGATCAGCAATATATCATACAACTAGGCTATTCTCTGCAAGACAGCAACATCTTTCAAGAATTCAACTTTTTACAGGCGATCGAGGGATTCGTGGAGCATCATCCTGCCATCCAGGAGATCCATGTCTTAAATTCCGGAGGCTTCTCTCTGGGGAGCCCGGCGGTGCAGGGAAAGAAGCTGCCGCAGGAAAGGCGGGCTGCCTTTGAAAAAACGCTGCGAACGGGAGAGACGACCGAATACCATGGAGAATGGAACCAGGAACCGGCCATTTACCGATATGTCCGGTACTTGTCCGAATATGACAAAGGGACAACCCAGACCAAGGTGCTGGAGATCATCTATCATGAGAAAGATTTACAAGCCATTCTTGACGAAAAGAAAGACTCGTTTATCTTTCAGCTTTTGCTAATCCTGATCGTGACAGTGATCCTCTCATTCATCATCTCCCGATGGGTGGCAAGGCCGATGTATCTCGCATTTCATGACAGTTTGACCGGATTGTACAACAGGGCAGCTTTTGATGAACTGTTCGAAAAGGCCATACGGGATGGTAAAGGAAGCATCGCGCTGATGATGATCGACCTGGACAATTTCAAAAAGGTAAATGATCAATGGGGACATGACAAAGGCGATGAGCTCCTGAAGCATGTGGCCGAGTGTATCCAACGATTTGCCCGTAAAGAGGATCGGGCTGTCCGGCTGGGCGGGGACGAATTTGTCTTGATTATGCCATCTGTGGGCAGACAGCAGGCGGATGAAATTGCACGCGGAATGATCAAGGCCATCACGGCGTCGACCGCTGCTCAGATCCCCCTGGAGGAGGAAGGCGTAACGGTCAGTATTGGCATTGCGCTGTCGGACGGGCTTGAGGTGGATACGGATATCCTTTACAAGCAGGCAGATCTGGCGTTGTATCGGTCCAAAGAGCAGGGGAAAAACCGCTACCATTTTTACGATGCTTGA
- a CDS encoding MarR family winged helix-turn-helix transcriptional regulator — MTDQDNVMHFVEYYVEFHRKISTEWHRRLDRIISGSQAMILKTLGMKGRQKVSTLAEMLRITPGAVTSLSDKLIVNGYATRIRDETDRRVVYLEITDQGREVMQKYRAESRAAVKQFFAGLSEEDIQHLTRIYEQVLQNLHHGNEGKCE, encoded by the coding sequence ATGACGGATCAGGATAACGTGATGCATTTTGTGGAGTATTATGTGGAGTTTCACCGGAAGATATCGACGGAGTGGCACAGGCGTTTGGACCGAATTATTTCTGGATCACAAGCCATGATTTTGAAAACGTTAGGTATGAAAGGACGGCAAAAAGTCTCTACGCTGGCCGAAATGCTGCGGATCACGCCAGGAGCGGTTACGAGCCTCTCGGATAAATTAATCGTCAATGGGTACGCTACCCGGATTCGGGATGAGACCGATCGCAGAGTTGTCTATCTGGAGATTACCGATCAGGGGCGAGAAGTGATGCAGAAGTATCGCGCAGAGAGCCGGGCGGCCGTGAAGCAATTTTTCGCCGGCTTATCTGAGGAGGATATCCAGCACCTGACGCGCATTTACGAACAGGTATTGCAAAATCTACACCATGGAAATGAGGGGAAATGCGAATGA
- a CDS encoding MDR family MFS transporter has translation MKDLTEKRKITIMIAIITSLFFSAINQTIIGIAMPRIIAKLGGMEYYSWAITIYLLTSTVASVLVGKLSDIYGRKPFILSGISLFMIGAFLSGFSGDIFQLITYRAIQGAGAGIIMSTAFTAIGDLYEPRERAKWSGVMSAVFGVSSVGGPILGGYIVDHLDWHWVFWIFLPLGIIAFLLILLNFPKVEKRPGESVDYTGSLFLTLTIVPMLLAFSWAGSGPDKYAWGSWQIIGLLAVTIASLAIFLWTQTRVKTPVLPLGLFKNSIFTVSNLAGFFLNAGMMGAIIYFPFFVQGVKGISPTLAGYVAMPMSIAMLLTSAISGQIMTKTGKYKKMAIGGLIVMTIGMSLMYFMNPATPIYELVLLMILLGLGIGVAMPVFSLTVQNAVSPQQLGVATATSQLFRNLGGTIGIAVMGSVMSTNLAKKMMELTASTGNQMNAAPSDPALAEKLALFQNPQNLLDQPKIEAALQSLPPDSKAVFMAMLDMVRESMSYAITTTFLTGAIVAAFAVLITLFLKEIPLRSGKTMAPKAAGPELKPKGAPETN, from the coding sequence ATGAAAGATTTGACGGAAAAACGGAAAATCACGATTATGATCGCGATTATCACGTCCTTATTCTTTTCCGCCATCAACCAAACGATCATTGGGATCGCCATGCCCCGCATTATTGCCAAACTGGGCGGGATGGAGTACTACTCCTGGGCGATTACCATTTATCTACTTACATCCACCGTGGCATCCGTACTGGTGGGGAAACTCTCTGACATTTACGGCCGAAAACCGTTTATCCTCTCAGGGATTAGCTTGTTTATGATCGGTGCCTTTTTATCCGGTTTTTCCGGAGATATTTTTCAACTGATCACCTACCGCGCGATTCAAGGGGCCGGTGCAGGGATTATCATGTCTACAGCTTTCACCGCCATTGGCGACTTGTATGAACCGCGGGAGCGAGCCAAATGGTCCGGGGTCATGAGCGCTGTCTTCGGCGTCTCCAGCGTGGGCGGTCCGATCCTCGGCGGTTACATCGTCGATCATCTCGACTGGCACTGGGTCTTCTGGATCTTCCTGCCGCTGGGCATCATTGCCTTTCTGCTGATCCTGCTCAATTTCCCCAAAGTGGAAAAACGACCAGGAGAGTCTGTCGATTACACGGGTTCTTTGTTCTTGACGCTAACCATCGTGCCTATGCTTCTCGCCTTTTCCTGGGCAGGCAGCGGTCCGGATAAATACGCCTGGGGTTCCTGGCAAATCATCGGATTACTGGCCGTAACGATTGCTTCTTTGGCCATCTTTCTCTGGACACAGACCCGGGTCAAAACACCCGTGCTTCCACTCGGCTTGTTTAAGAACAGTATCTTCACCGTCTCCAACCTGGCTGGCTTCTTCCTGAACGCCGGGATGATGGGCGCCATCATCTACTTCCCCTTCTTTGTCCAAGGGGTGAAAGGAATCTCGCCTACGCTGGCCGGCTATGTAGCAATGCCGATGTCGATCGCGATGCTGCTCACCTCTGCTATATCTGGTCAGATCATGACCAAGACGGGCAAATATAAAAAAATGGCGATTGGCGGGTTGATCGTGATGACGATCGGAATGAGCCTGATGTATTTCATGAACCCTGCTACGCCAATCTATGAGCTGGTCCTGCTCATGATCCTGCTTGGACTTGGAATCGGGGTTGCGATGCCGGTGTTCTCGCTGACCGTGCAAAATGCCGTTTCACCTCAGCAATTGGGCGTGGCTACCGCGACTTCACAGCTTTTCCGTAACCTGGGCGGAACCATCGGGATTGCTGTCATGGGCAGTGTCATGAGTACCAATTTGGCGAAAAAAATGATGGAACTGACAGCTTCCACGGGGAACCAAATGAATGCAGCTCCTTCTGATCCCGCTCTGGCTGAAAAATTGGCGCTCTTCCAAAATCCGCAAAACCTGCTGGATCAGCCCAAAATTGAAGCGGCGCTCCAGAGCTTGCCGCCCGATTCCAAGGCTGTCTTTATGGCGATGCTGGACATGGTGCGGGAATCCATGAGCTACGCCATCACCACCACTTTCCTGACCGGTGCGATCGTAGCGGCTTTCGCTGTATTAATTACGCTTTTCCTCAAAGAGATTCCGCTGCGCTCCGGGAAAACCATGGCACCAAAAGCAGCAGGTCCCGAGCTCAAACCAAAAGGTGCGCCGGAAACAAATTGA